Within Malus domestica chromosome 04, GDT2T_hap1, the genomic segment GTTCTTCTCTTTTAAAGATTTAATCTCTTCACTTATTATGGTAGAAGGGTACCTGCATAGTCTAGATATCTCTATTGAGATTTGGTGTAATTGGCACAGCAGAGCTGTCTGATTTATTCATATCTAAACCTTCTAACTTATCAATTAATCTACATCGTTCTCCTTTATTCCTTTGAAACTGTTCTGCCTGAAGTGCAACAATGAATGATGAGAGCAATTTGCTAGCAGTGAATTATGCATTTACTAATCCGGTTGTTAACTTGCTTTCATCTTCCCATGCCAGCTTGTATGCAAATAATAACCTGATGTGTTTTTCTTATTGGGCTCGCAAAGGTTTATATGCTCTGTTTGTTAAAGCTCTGTGTCAGCTTATCTGAAAGGTTCTTTTAATGTGAATGTGCAGGTTTCATCTTTACAAGGAGAACAAGGATACACAGGAAGCCTTAggagttataggaaaaatgcTTGGTGTCCAGGTATGGGTTCCAGCTGAGAATTAGTTGACTTGAACACCATTTGACATATGAGTCATGACTACTGTTTTCACAATGTTTGGCAAGTGAACATCTCCACTGCCTGATCTATTTACATGGTAATTAGTGGGCTTTTGTTGCTCCTTTTTTGAAAATGATACGAGGGTTTTGATATGGAACTCATTATAGAGTCAGTCGTTGCTATATGCTTCCTTCCTGTATGCATGGACACAGTTAACACATTCAATATTAAGTGTGTATTTTAGTAATCTATTGTTGTCTTTGATTAAGGTCCATTTGCAGCACCTTTGTCCCTACCGATGTTATTAAATCAAAGTTTTCTGTGGTCTTCATTGAATATTTAGCAATTACCTGTGCAGTACTGTAGTGGTGAGGAAATATAATTGTTTTTAGTTAGTTCTGTACTTAATTTTCACCACATGACAGAGAGCAAAACTTGGATTATTGGTTTCCATGTAAACAGTTGAGATTGGTCAGATATGTAGAAATTTATAGTTCTTTTTTATCATCTTTGACTTAATGTATAGATTTCATATTACTTATCTTTCTTTTGATAGATTAATATTGTTTTTATCCATAGCCAAGGTCCTTTGGGTTTGCGGGTACAAAGGATAAGCGTGCTGTCACAACTCAGAGGGTAATTGATACTCACTAATCTTTCTGCTTATTCTGACCAATATTCTATAGGTTGAATTTCCTTTAGTTATTAGGCTCATAGTAACTCCCTTCCAATGTATGTCTACTTCCATGAATCCTCAAGTGCCAGTTTTTCTAGTAGGAGCATAGTGGTCACCCAAAGGGTTATTGAACTTCATTTTCTTATTGTGTTTCCAGGTAACCGTTTTTAAGAAGCTTGCAAGTAAATTAGCTGCTCTTAATGATAGGTTGATTGGTATCAAAGTAGGTGACTTCTGGTAAGGCtgatgaattgtgaatgatagGATTCCCGGTCAATTGGGTTTTAATGCATACTAATGTGATAGTTCCATTTATCCAGTTATGTGACAGAAGGACTTGTCCTTGGCCAACTCTTGGGAAATCGGTTTACAATTACATTGAGGTAAGCATGTTCCCTGTAATCATTTATGTGCACTTGAATGAAACATCTCTCATGGCTACCTCTATTATTCACCATCTGATTTGCTTGTTGTGTGCACTCACATTACTTCTCAGAGGAGTTGTTGCAGATTCTGAAGATACCATCAAAGCCTCCGCAAGTGCCTTGGGAAAGCAGGGATTTATTAACTACTTTGGTTTACAAgtactccctctctctctgagTATATCTTGTCCTGGTTTAGACTCCTTATTTGCAATAATGTTATTGATATGTAGGTGTTTTGTTCGTTATTGTTTGGACAAGTGGATATTTTCTCTTTTGTATCTAAAGCTATGTGACATTTTTTACCCCAAGTATATTCTACTTTTAGAATATTTGAAAACACCTTTTCAAGTCGTTATGTGTGCTGTATGTTTCTCATAAGTTGTCTTAAAATGTTTTTTAGACCATCTATATGTTAGTGGTGAGAATTTTAAATTCTTAAGGCATGTAGATTACATTTTGTTGTGGTTAGTAAGATGCTTATAGCATGCATGGTAATGAATTCAGCGATTTGGAAGCGGTTCTGTGCCAACTCACCGTATTGGAGCTTCACTACTCAGAGGAGAGTGGAAATCTACCGTAAGCATGTTCCTTGATCCAAGAGAAGGGGATATCCTTTTTGTGTTTGTAGGTGTTGTGAGGATACTTTTCTGTTCATTTCTATACTTTACTACTTCTTGCTAAACTGTTTAGTATATGCTGCTATAGTGTTCTATTggtatttgttttctttaactTGATCTTCGATTACAAAGGAATGTGATTACAGAGGCACGAGAATACTATAAGGAAACTAATGACATTGAAGGGACCCTGAGGAAATTACCTCGACATCTGGTTTCTGAAAGAGCTATAGTAAGTCACCAAGTCACCAACTACGACTGCTTTGTTGGAACATGCTAGTTTTTTCTTGATTCTGTAAACTATCCCGAAATATTAAGTTCTACATTTAAATCCTTTTGTTTATTAGAGTAATCCTTCCCTGTCTAGCATTGTGCATCCTTTACGTGATTTTCATGCATCTGGCATGGCGATCATAATATTTGTATGATATTACTAAATTGGATTACTTCCTCTTGTGGTTCATGGATGATCGttactttttcctcttttttgttCTCATACAGTTGCAGTGTCTGAAGAAATGCCCTGGAAACTACTTGCAGGCCTTGAAAGCTATTCCTAGAACTTTGAGGATGATGTAAGAGATTTTCCAGCAGAATTTGTTCTGTTTTCTAACTTCGTAAACGGAGTCAATCTTCAGTTAATGTTTATGCTTTTTCTGTGTTCAAGTCAATCAATACGAGCTTAATCTAGGTACAGTTGAACATATATGctgtatatataatatagtaTATACGGGGAAATATTTGTATTATATCATGTGATGGTTTCACCACTTTCTGGTGTATACTCATCGCCCTTTTTTCAGGTATGTGCATAGTTACCAAAGCTATTTGTGGAACAATGCGGCAAGTATGAGAGTGAAGAAATATGGTAGGCCCCCAGTTATTTATTGGAGCAAAACCAATTCATTTATTCTTTTCGTGGACTGATTGCGTCACCATCATTATTATTACAGTTGTCAAAGCTTTATTGCAACTATCTTTGTATCATATACTTATGTAAAACCCAATTTTATTCCACAATCTGGCAGGAACTGACCGAGTTGTGTTGGGAGACTTGGTATATTGTAAAGGAAATGAAACTGAAAAGGTGACTGAAGTTGTTACTTCTGAGTGCATAGATGAAAATGGTGATGATATGCTTGATCCTAATGATTTAGGTGATATAGCTGAAACAAATCTTCCTGAGGAAAAGCTTAATCTTGTGAAGGTTAGTTGCGTCCTCgttgttgaaaatatttttcctGTGCCGTCCTAAATAGTATGCTATAATTACAGCTACTTTAGTAACTTAATCTATGAATGCAACCCATCTGGCAGGCTGTAACTGCAGAAGATATCCGGAGTGGAATTTATACAATTGAGGATGTCGTCCTTCCTATGCCCGGGTAAGGAAAAATTGACTATTTTCCCTGATTGTATACCTCTTGGGCCGTCTCAAGATTGCTCAAGTTATTTAATACTTTGTTGTTTGCAGTTCAAGGGTCATTTTTCCAGAAAATGATATCGCTGATGTCTTCCATGATTTGGCAAAGAAGGTTTCTTATTCTCAGCAACAATGTCCATCTTTCCCgtgttgtttgtttgatttcgTAATTTTATTGACTTCTAAGTTCTAATCCGTCTTATTTTCCTCCTGAATTAATTTTACATGTATTAATCAGGATGCAATCAGCTTGACAGAGAGCGTACATAATGTCAAGTATGTACCTATTTTCCCCCGTCACCTCGCCCCTTACCTCTCTCACGAGTTTCTATTCTAATTAAATGCATACATCTTGTTGCTCTTTTTAGGGAATTCTCAATAACAAGTGTGACAGGAAATTATAGGCGGGTCTTCCAAAAACCAATGGACTTTGAATGGTATACCGCTACTCTCGTTTTTTCATCTTTAGCAAGTTAATTGATATACTTCAGTTACCAAATAACAGTGTTCAGTAATTGTTTGATTTTCATTGTTACAGGGAAATACTAAAATATGTTGATGGTAATGTACCTTTGGTGGATACGGACTTGGACAAAATTTCCAAAGCGAAACCTGCTAAGGTAGACAAAGAGGATCCGTCCAGTGTAAATGGAGATGGAAGTTTGCATGACAGCGCAAATCAGTCAGAGTGCATTGACAACGATATTGGGGACACCGGAGAAAAGGTGCCAGATGTTGGATCTCTCAGCGACACTAATCCTCAGGAAACTCAGATGGCTCTCAAGTTGAGCTTTACTCTCCCAGCTTCATGTTATGCAACAATGGCAATCCGAGAGCTTCTGAAGACATCGACATCTGTATGTACCTCGTTTAAAAGTTTTCTTATTCTGTCCCTCGTTCCCAATGCCTGTAGATCGCAGCATTTTTACCAAGAGAGAGATTTATAGGCTCTACCAATTCAACATATGTTGTCGTAAACCCGACTATGGCAATTTCCATTCCGGTTAGCTCAATCAGTTTAACAAAATTTTGTTCTTGCAGGTTGCGTTTCACAAAACGCTAAACTAGCGTGAGGCCGTGTTACTTGCGGTGAACTATGGCATCCGAGAAGACACAATTCCTACAGGCGGGGAACTAAGTCGAAAAAGGACGTCAATCTGGCATGGGAGCAGACAAAGATGGCACTCTTTCGTACACCAAGTTCTCGCCTTTCGGGACAAATCGAATGTTAATTTTCCGACTAGTTTTGTTGATTGACACAGAAATACAATTGTATTTTACCTTCGAATAATATTCCATGACATGGTTCGTTTTCAGATATGTTATAAAAGTCAGTTTGCTTTTATATGTTTGCAATGAACAAAAATACCCTTTTGAGAGACTTGCATTAAACATGCATGCAAGGTGATGATAGGTTTTCAGACACCGCCGCCTTGACGTCCTTGTTTTCATGTAATTTCTCTCATCAGAGAGCCATTTTAAATGCGATGAGCTTGCTAGAAGAATTTGGTGTTCAACTCGTCATTCACGGGAGCAGAGTCAAATACAAGAACAATAAATTAGTATAAAACTTATCAGAGAGCCATTTTGAATACAATGAGCTTGCTACAAGAATTTGGTGTCAAACTTGTCATTTACGGGAGTCAAACGTAGGAACAATAAATTAGTATAAAACTCCACCATTAACGAAAGTAAAATATAAGACCTCTCTTACTTCCAATTACTCAAAtgaaatattaatataaaaaaataaaaataatatgcgGTGAAGGTGGATCGAACACCTGACCTTCAGATCTTCAGTCTGACGCTCTCCCAACTGAGCTATCCCCGCTGATGTTCTGTGTATAACAAGTATAGGTATTAATTATAAGCTGCCTTCCAGCTTCTACATAGGAACCACAAACTCCAACACAGTATCAATAAGAACAAAACATCCCATCCTTGGATTTCTTTATGTATTATTGTTCCCAATTCTTAGTGAGTGAGATGCCTTTACTAACTCGAGTAGAATAGGCGTGCGTAATATGACTTCATATATCAATTGTAACAGTGATATAGAATTACAGTACATTTAGTACTCACCTAATTTAAGTTTCATCATCACTCATCGCTGCTTAATTACAAGTCTATGCAAAAGCTTGACCACACCACATGACTAGTCATTCATGTTGGAAAAAATATGGCAAAGGAGGATGACACTGTATGGTACATCTCTTTCACTTGAACTCATAACAAGTTGGTGAATAATGTACTTGACCATAAAGTAAAGTAATATTCTCTTTGTTTAAGTTGCCAACCTCAAATTAAAACCCACAAATATTTAAAATTCTTTAGAATGATATTATATCGACGAAAATTCTATAAAATACAAAACACTGAGAATAACTATAGAAAATCACGATATATATGTTATTATTATTCTCTTTAAAAATCTACTAATAAATGCATGTGGTTTCATATTCAAgtgattttttgtaaaaaaaagttTCTAACGAATACCTAAACATTAGTCGTTTTAGACTAATGAAAGTTAAGAAAGAATTGAAAACTAGACAGTTTAGACTGACAAtgattaagaaattaaaaaagacCTAAAAACTAGACGGTTTAGATGACAGAGGCATGTTGAGTAGTAGTTGTGATCCATTGTACCATTGGGAAGAGTCCCACCTTCCTTAAATTAAAATTGGTCCCAGTGTCTGCATGTTTTCACGTGTCCTGCCATCTCCTTGCCGTTAATTACACCATCATGAGCATCAGCTACTGCATAGGATTCTGAAGGCCACCCAAATActaccaaaacagaaattaatttttttaaagattgTGTATCATTTTCCTGAAATACAATACCTGCCAACACCATTCTCACCTCACCCCTCGTGGATCACACTCCCCAATCCTATCACTACTTATATGGTTTTGACTCTTTTGGGTTATTAGGGGTGAGATTTAGGTCATGTAATTGGAAAGAGTTTGTGACTCGCTATGTCAACTGATTAAGGCATTGTGCTTATTTCATTAGGCAGATGCTCCGATTAGAAAATGTGATTATGAGACAGAAATTCAGAtcaaaaggggtagaggaagacctaagaaTACTTGAAAAGAGTCTCTAAGAAAAGATATAGAGTATTTGGAGCTAACGGAAGGTTTGGCGCAAAATCGAACACATTGGCATTCTaagattcatacagccgaccccacttagtgaatagtctttgttgttgttatattAAAGtagagaaatgtggagtaacACAGTCACATAGGAATACTTAAAATGAGAACTCACGTAAAGGATACCTTAACAGTTACAAGGTGAAATTTGAGTAGTATGGTATTAAATTTACATAGAACTAATGGGTTACATTCTAGTTTCTAAccaattttaagttttgttaACATCAATTCAGATGGTATAGGATTGAAATTAGATATTTATCATGTTAAGCATCGGTTGAACATAGTGCAGAAAACAATGTCATGGTGCACAACAATTCAATGAGGTTAAACCCGCCACTTGGGAATTCTTAGACACTTTGCTTGTCAGAAAACAACCACTATTATGAAAGTTACTTGATGCAAACTCAACTTACCATAGCCTCATACTAGAAGGCAATTTCGTCCTTCCGCCCTTGCAACTTGAATATATAGAAGACTTGATTTTCGCTCTTTCTCTTCATCTTCTGTAGGTGACACAATTCTAAATGCAGTGGTTAATCACTATTACATGTAATCATtgaaacaagttcaaatttaagTCGTCCCAAACTTCCATCGAAGACACTAGCTAGAATGATTGACATTCACGATAGAcacaataatatgatttaaaaGAAAACGTCAAGCAACTTTTTATGTTATCAATTACTATTACATGtaatcaaatatcaaattcacccATAATAATTGAGTCAATGTAGTGAATATACCAAGTCACATTTTATAATGTACTAAATAATTTTCTCCCAGTTTGAGGGTGACTTCACCTTCTTCTAAAACGGTGTGGTGGGCTATCTTTTCTGTTCTATGATAGGAAGCATAGGACAAAAAAAGTccttgatgagagagagagagagagagagagagagaagatttTGGTGCTTTGTAGTCTTTGTTTCTAACATTTTGCTATTTTACATTGAGCAAACAAAAGGAATGGTAAAGAGGAACACACACACTctcacacaaaacacacacaaacatgtttgatggagTCCCAGCTGAGCAGTTGCACCAACTCATAGCATCCTCAAGAACCTCCCTGCCTCTTCCTCtccccctccctctctcctccttcCCTCCTCCACCACCAAACAATAACATCAATACCTTCCATGTCCCTGCTGGTGCTCCTTTTGATCCCTACAACAATAACAACCCttctcatcttcatcatcatcaactcCTGCAGATTCAACCCCATCAGCTTCATCAGAATCATCAGCTTCTGCAACTGCACCGCCAATCCACCGCCACCCCCGAAAATCTCGAGGAGAAAGAAGAACACTCTAGTACTGTTTCAATCTCCATAAACAATAATTTGGAGATTGAAAGAGATAGATCTTCATCAGTACCGGCATCATCAGATGTACCGATCAGTAGTGATCCTTGGAGTAATGATGAATTGCTTGCACTTCTCAGGATCAGATCTACCATGGAGAATTGGTTCCCTGAGTTCACTTGGGAACATGTCTCAAGGTAAGCTTATATgtaattcgttcatctacttatCTCatctattattatgattatcttaattattagtttattgatGAACTAGCTAGCTAGGGTTACATATAGGAAATTCATctaaacaacggagatgaggatTCGAACTTGAGTTCAGAAAGGGAGCACACACAGCTCTAGCCAACTTGGTTAAGCATATTTGTACGATTATACCGAtgaaatttgattataattaagTGAGGATTGATTCTTTATCAAtactaatgaaattttagtCGCCGTTACTCATGTGTATGTGAGAGAGATAGAGTGAGAAAGGACCGTCTTGTACATATATATTCACTAAAAACATAAAGATCCCCTCGTAcacaatatatattttataaagtTAGATGCTAGCTAGCTAGGAGTAAATAATGGAGCGAATAAATGCTGTTGATTATTGATGCTGCTGGTTTGATATATATTTATGGGGGGAAGCAGGAAGCTAGCAGAGCTTGGTTTCAAAAGGAGTGCGGAGAAATGCAAAGagaaatttgaagaagaaagcaGATACTTCAACAACATTTACTTCACCAAAAACTACAGGTTTCTCAGTGACTTCGAACAAATCTTTCAAGGCGGTGGTGATGCTCATCAGCGAAGCCCTGATGATCATGATCACCGAAACCCTGATGAACATCAGGAAGCTCCTGgggataaaaataataagaaggaaATGGTCGAAAAGCCAAGTGACGAGGGAGATCATCCAGACTCAACGAGAAATGAAACATTTGTTGAGGATAATATCGGTGTGATCAGCAATGAGCAGCTCAACCCCGAGGAGCACAATGAGAAAGAGGTAGTAGTGGAAACTAGACCAACGAACAATAATAATAAGAGAAAAAGGCAAAGGAGATTTGAAATGCTCAAGGGTTTCTGTGAGGACATTGTGAACAGGATGATGGCTCAGCAGGAAGAGATGCACAACAAGCTTCTTGAAGAAATGGTGAAGAGAAACGAAGAGAAGCTTGCGAGGGAAGAAGCTTGGAAGAAGCAAGAGACGGATAGGATGAACAAGGAGCTCGAGATTATGGCGCGTGAACAAGCAGTTGCTGGTGATCGACAAGCTATGATCATTAAGTTCTTGAAGAAGTTCATATCGTCGTCAAGTAATTCTAGTACTTCTACTTCGTCTTCCCCGATTCAAGTACAAAACCCTACTCTTTCTACGTGTCGTGCTGTTGGTGGCCGTAAAGAACTTGATCATCatcaagaaaaggaaaataaccCAACCACGCCTAGTTCTTTAACTGAAAGTACTCTtgcaccccaaagcccaacttCAAGTACTCTTGCTCCGAGTCCGCTACCTGTTCCGACGGTGACAATTTCTTTGAGTACGACTACTACTACTACTGTTGCCATAGCTCCTCCTGAAAACCCTAGTTCTAAGGATGTCATCATCAATGCTCAAAACCCTAGTTCCATTAGTCATGACAAACAAGACCTCGGAAAGAGATGGCCGAAAGATGAAGTGCTGGCTCTGATAAACTTGAGGTGCAGCCTCTTCAACAATGGTGGTAGCGGTGGCGATCAGGACAAGGACGGAGGAGTGGTGATGAAAGCTCCTCTTTGGGAGCGAATCTCACAAGGGATGTTCGAGATGGGTTACAAGAGGAGTTCCAAGAGGTGCAAAGAGAAATGGGAGAACATTAACAAGTActtcagaaaaacaaaagatgttAACAAGAAGAGGTCACTTGACTCTAGGACTTGCCCTTATTTTCATCAGTTAAGCACTTTGTACAATCAAGGAATGCTCGTGTCGCCATCCGATCAAGCACCGGAAAACCGCCCTGCTTCGCCGGAAAACCACTCTCTGGGTGATGGTGATTCAACTAAACATGATGAAGGTGAGAAAAACAACAATATGGTAAAGCAAGCACCAACATCAGCTTTTGATTTCGAATTCTAAGTAATTTAATTTGCATATTTGTGGTGCATTTCAAATTTTCTATGATAATATGTGatacctttttttcttcttgtcttgGTAAACATGTGGTATCTAGATAGTACTCCCGGCAGTCGACatgaattttattaatttccgatatatattattttttattttatgacgGATATATGTATGTTTTATACTTGTTTTGTAGTGAGCACcgacatatattttttttggttcaaaTCAGGAGCCATATTTTAAATGAGGTCTGCTGTCATTTTGTATTTGCCACATTCGTCGATAGCTGCTATTCCAATTTACTTAATTAAAAGTTTAAGGAATTAAAatattcattataatttggGAATAATTGGATATTACTCTAAAATAATAGTCAGTTATTAGGTTTAATTCGAGAAATTTTAATTATCAATTTaagtctttttatttttactccaacTAAGAAAaattctttcaaaaaaaaaaataatgagagCTTTTATAATGTTTTTACATACAACTTACAACTAATTAAGGAACTCAAACATTTAACCTGTGTTTTATACTGTTTTTGAACGTACAGTTTACACTTCaatgaatttacaaaaattctATTATGCTCCAGTATACGATACACCGAAACATAGGAGATTCAGCTACACAAGTGCCTGCCATAATATATAAATTAGGCTAATTAGCAAATGAAACAAGGTGgcatttattttctttcatttggggtttgggttttggttttgaactACCAAAAATACGCAATTGACAATACAACTGCATGTCTGCATGACATAATGTTTTCTGCTTGGGAATGGGACCTATCGGAATGCTCCAGAGAGAGGGGCCCGTTCTGCCAGTGGTCACTGGTCTCAGTGACCAAAAGCCTTAAAACGTTGTCGTTTGGTGTCTTGTTATTGATAAAAAGTCTCTCTCGGAGTCGGAGAGGGTCCCACCTTCAACTTGGTGGATTAGCAGACAAATGATCCTCTGCCGCACATCAACATCACACGTGATGGGTTTGTCCGCACCCTATCCCAGCCTCGCCCACTAGGGGAAGAAACAGTAAACTGCTGACATGGTCAGGGGGCCATCTCATCCAACGGCTGAGAATCTCAGATGCTAATTAAGCCTTCAGATTCAATTCTTTAAAGAATCAAAGTCAAAAGTCAACAAAATCAACTCTGTTCCCACTCCTCCGCCACTTTTGACTTTTACAGTTTTAAGCATAGGGTAACTACTAACTACAAACATGTTAAAAGAGGTTTGACCCAAACCAAAATTGTTACCTATCATTTTCATCCGACTTTTATAACACGGAAACGGTGTATTTGTGTCATAAAAGTTATATATTTGAATAACGTAAGTTAGATTATGTATTAGTCTTCTTAAAATAAGTCTTACGAAATATACCTGCATGTCATGCGCAAATTAGGTTGTGTATTTAGTCTTCTTAAAGTAAGTCTTACAAAATGTAACTACGCATCATCTATGCGTGGATGGTTTCGGCTCTATGTAGTAGACTGTAAAAGTTAGAATTCATGAAAGGGAacaattttcacacacattttttctTTATGCACGCTTATGTTTTTTCTATATTTGTATTTTCATTCAAATAAACGAAAGACGATGAAAAAGAATGTGCAtaaatcattttctttgtcaaataattataaataaaaaaaaaaaaatttaacgaaaagctctcggtactgttcactttaacaaaaaatcatatttttacactaaaaagtcaatcatggtactattcactttaccctttattttgtccttatcattaaaattcaaagttttcagactcttttcgttagttttcctataaaaaaaaaaggtctctGGGGTTGCATTTTTACAACAATTGTATATCAAATCCATGGAGTATGGATCGAGCTCTAAGCCTTATACTGGAAGTCCAAAATCATCTTGTTAAAGGGATCTCGTCCTTTTGCATGGGAATGGGCCTAAAACATCGTTTTAGCCATATTGCATGATGCAAGCAATGTTTtgttcttttgctttcttcaaATGAAGGGATTTGAACTCGAAAACTCTTTTAAAATCGAAAACAAACATTATTATACCGAGCTTAATGTTGCACATATGGGATTTAGATTATTCAATGACTAAGGAAACTTGAACTGTCcctgaagaaagttgaggttttcATACTAGATCAAATATCACGAACAATATGAGTATGAGATTTCGATCTCAAAACTAATTGGCAAGGAGGGGAGGGGGGAGTAACTTGTGATCAAACACCTTATAAGCCATTTtttccttaataactttctaaCGTGGGACACTTCTTTGCATCCTCAGACCGATTGTAGTATCCATACCAAAAACAATATATGAAGCAATATGTCATAGCCTCGCTTTCTGTCGACACAACTTCTTTATACCAAGTGATGTGGTCCCTTATGTTACTTCTAGATGAAAATGGCATTCCATTCACCCTCTCGTTACTGCTTCAATGTCctaattcattaattatatattatatatcaaTTAAGTAGTTTGTAAATTCATTTTCTCCGCCAGTACTACTGCCACCCAACATGGATGCACGTCAACGTAAATCGCTAAATGGTCAACTGCACAGAAGAGGCTCATATACAGGTAGCTCGTTTTCCGTATGACTGCTTAATTAAGATAATTCTCATATCAAATGACACTAACATAAGGTTGAACGAGACTAAAATTTACCGAGTCTCATACTTTCGTGAAGACTGCTTTATAGATGATGTGGCATATATGCAAGTTTTTCTCCACATACATGATGGCTTCCAACTCCACAATAAAACCCTCGTTGTGGCTACCTGAAGGGTCCTCAAAATTTGGAGGTTTCATGCAGTAAAAATGGTGCCAGTTGCACATCACGAGTCACAAAATAAAGTTAAGAGGGGTTGATCTGTGTACATTGTTCATGAGAAAAGGCATTGCCTCCTTCACGAGCTACCATTGCAGGATATAAAAAGAGGTTACATTACATGAGAAAAGGCATTGCTTCCtccctcttttttaatttggtgGGGAAGTGTGGATGAATACTGCTATTTATGCATCCTATAAACATACCTGCAAAAACCGTGACCATTTTAATTGTGCCAAAAAATGAATTTGTAGCAACAAGAATTACAACTTTTTGGggcttttttgtttt encodes:
- the LOC103434153 gene encoding multisubstrate pseudouridine synthase 7; this encodes MWLKPAPSCFSMLKPYCSATPPPPPPPTTALKALMATKTIEESDVGIFCYISQLPGFRGVLKQRYSDFMVNEVDKEGNVVHLTNLDAPVEAVKESGTTTSDGASKDYTTEIESFRALADPNDAERLETLINQINSSSDDGVMPIVLSPDYDKSHRTAVHNFFKQHFKFLVTDTVDGPDASSKCIRVRINSGGQSNRGRNSRKRKERGDKPFDSRGSEDWSEHVGKFLRFHLYKENKDTQEALGVIGKMLGVQPRSFGFAGTKDKRAVTTQRVTVFKKLASKLAALNDRLIGIKVGDFCYVTEGLVLGQLLGNRFTITLRGVVADSEDTIKASASALGKQGFINYFGLQRFGSGSVPTHRIGASLLRGEWKSTVSMFLDPREGERNVITEAREYYKETNDIEGTLRKLPRHLVSERAILQCLKKCPGNYLQALKAIPRTLRMMYVHSYQSYLWNNAASMRVKKYGTDRVVLGDLVYCKGNETEKVTEVVTSECIDENGDDMLDPNDLGDIAETNLPEEKLNLVKAVTAEDIRSGIYTIEDVVLPMPGSRVIFPENDIADVFHDLAKKDAISLTESVHNVKEFSITSVTGNYRRVFQKPMDFEWEILKYVDGNVPLVDTDLDKISKAKPAKVDKEDPSSVNGDGSLHDSANQSECIDNDIGDTGEKVPDVGSLSDTNPQETQMALKLSFTLPASCYATMAIRELLKTSTSVAFHKTLN
- the LOC103434154 gene encoding trihelix transcription factor GTL2-like, whose product is MFDGVPAEQLHQLIASSRTSLPLPLPLPLSSFPPPPPNNNINTFHVPAGAPFDPYNNNNPSHLHHHQLLQIQPHQLHQNHQLLQLHRQSTATPENLEEKEEHSSTVSISINNNLEIERDRSSSVPASSDVPISSDPWSNDELLALLRIRSTMENWFPEFTWEHVSRKLAELGFKRSAEKCKEKFEEESRYFNNIYFTKNYRFLSDFEQIFQGGGDAHQRSPDDHDHRNPDEHQEAPGDKNNKKEMVEKPSDEGDHPDSTRNETFVEDNIGVISNEQLNPEEHNEKEVVVETRPTNNNNKRKRQRRFEMLKGFCEDIVNRMMAQQEEMHNKLLEEMVKRNEEKLAREEAWKKQETDRMNKELEIMAREQAVAGDRQAMIIKFLKKFISSSSNSSTSTSSSPIQVQNPTLSTCRAVGGRKELDHHQEKENNPTTPSSLTESTLAPQSPTSSTLAPSPLPVPTVTISLSTTTTTTVAIAPPENPSSKDVIINAQNPSSISHDKQDLGKRWPKDEVLALINLRCSLFNNGGSGGDQDKDGGVVMKAPLWERISQGMFEMGYKRSSKRCKEKWENINKYFRKTKDVNKKRSLDSRTCPYFHQLSTLYNQGMLVSPSDQAPENRPASPENHSLGDGDSTKHDEGEKNNNMVKQAPTSAFDFEF